GTCGACCGCTTACTTTCGATAACTTGGtttacaagaagaattgaccttctcaacaagaaaagtAAAAAAGGTGAATCTTTAATCGATTTTTCTAGAACCCTAGATAACTTGCAATCCAAACCTCTGAAATCCCGGTGCGAAGTTTCCCCACAAAATCGATTCCTCCTGCTAAACCAGCAAATGTACCCACCAATTCCTCCCCAATGAATTCTCAAATCTCAAGTCATATCGAGCAATTGCTTACTCAGGCCACCCACAAACCGCTCATTGTGGGAATCAGCGGCCCACAAGGTTCAGGCAAGTCTTACCTCGTGACCCACCTCCTTGATCATTTCCATACAACCCAGCCCAACTTAAAGGTAGCTGGCTTCCTGATAGACGATTTTTATCTTCCTCATGATAAGCAAGCTGAAGTGACTGCCAATGCCAGAAATGAAGGCAATTGGGTGCTTCAGGGCAGAGGGTTGCCTGGCACACATGATGTGgagcttttgcaagagGTACTTGCGAAGCTTCGGGCAAAACAGCCAGTAGCGGTTCCCAAATACGATAAAAGTGCATTTAATGGCGAGGGAGACAGGTTACCACAGTCCGAATGGGAGAAGTTTGACGGTGCCGTGGATTTGGTGCTTTTAGAAGGATGGTTCACTGGATTCAGAGCTCTAGAGCCAGGCACGTTCACTACAGCATATTTCACCAACTGGCCCAGCAGCTTGGTTCAAAAGCATAAATTttatcatcttcaggaGGTGAACGAGCGACTCGAGGAGTTCCACCTGGTGTGGGATTCGTTCGACTACTTTGTATTCTTCGATACAGATTCCACTGATAACGTATATGCATGGAGACAGGAGCAAGAGGACGAGTTGATAGCAAAGAAGGGCACCGGAATGACCAAGGAACAGGTCAGGGCGTTTGTAGATCGTTACATGCCGATGTACGTGCTTTACTACTGGAGGTTGTGTCGTGAGGGAACAGCCAAGAAGGGGAAGAATCTCAAAGTAAGGATCGacgagaaaagagaagtcTTGAGCATTGAGGTGGTGTAAACGACTACTTGGTCCACGGGATGTGGAAATCTGGGAGGTCTCAGAGCACTACCTATGCTTGCCTACATGGCGTTCTCCTGAGTCGTTCGTCATTTAATAGATGTGACGCCGTGGCCACCCAATATACATTGCTATCACAACATGCTCTATTTCTGGTAGTCCTCGGGGTAGAAGATCAAGCGCTCCACGCCGCTTTCAGTCAAGATCACCATTCTCACCACACCACCGGAGGAGCCGTCCCACTTGATGGCCTCGCCCAATGCCGTCTTGATAAATTGTATGCATTCGTCCTTCTCCATGTCTGGCTTCCAGTTCTCGTTACACCAACCGTAGATGAACGTAGACCCTGAACCGGCAATGGCATACTGCTGCTCGTGGATAGACCCGCCAATGGGGATCGAGTACACTTTACCTTTATTTTTCTTATCGTAGCCAGCACAGATGATTCCTGCCGTCAACAtatccttgttgttgtagcACATCTCCTGAAAAACGGACGCTGCCACTTGGGTGGTGGGTTTCTCCCCTGGAGGCAATTGCGACGAATAAAGCTGCAAGTGATACTTGACAATGTCAGCCACCGCCTGCGTGTCAGCAGCAGATCCAGAACGACAACAGTAGATGGTATCGTGAATCTGAGTCAACTTATCCGACACTCTGTTGGCGATGTATGTGCCGGTGGTGGTTCTGGAGTCAGCTCCCAAGATCACGCCGTCTTTAAACGTGACAGCCATGATCGACGTCCCGAGGTTCACCTCGCCTTTTTTCAAGTGGTTGATATCCACAGACACTCCGTTCATAGTGAGTAAGGTTTAAACAGGTGAAGTGGTTGTTAGTGGCGACTTTAGTTTTGCGCGCACACATACGTTGGCTATGGAGGAGGTGTTGGAGAGGGAGCAAAGTATGAGATTTGAGATTGGGTGAATTATCTGAAAGAGAGGGGTGAATCATTTGCTAGAAATTTAATCACTTTGAAGCTCTAGTTTATTTACTAAGGCTTGTCGTAAGTGTTGACGCTTTGTAAGTTCACCCTCTCtggaatggctgcgaaacatATCTGAGCAGTGAGAATAGTGAATCCTACCCTATTAAAAATTTGACGATGCTACAAACTACGTGTCCTTATTATGTGGTCTACATTAGATATAAATGAATAAAAAAGCACCGTATCCGAGACCGGCAGAATACGAGTACGTGTCAAGAAATTTGTAGTGTCGACAGTAGCTTCAGTAGAGCTAATTGTCCAACATCACAAAGGTATTTCTGGTCCGAAGGTTGGCCAAGCTCTCACAAGGTACCGAGGGAAATCCATAGCGCCGGGCTTGGATTTTCGCTTTCTTCTGGTGAAGAACTAGCGCCTTGGCGTTGGCGGTAGCATAACTTCGGGGTTTGCGTCCTTTGACGGCGATGGTCCACCCAGCGTTCTCTTTGGCAGCAATAGCATCTTGTCTCTGCTGAATAAGCTGCCTGATGGTGTCCACATACAACTTGTTCGTGAACGATTTGTTGAGGTTGGCCATGGTAGCTGGAGTCTCCAAAGAGTCTTTAATCCAGTTATAGATTAGGGTGAGTTTTTCCA
This region of Candidozyma auris chromosome 6, complete sequence genomic DNA includes:
- the PRE3 gene encoding proteasome core particle subunit beta 1; translated protein: MNGVSVDINHLKKGEVNLGTSIMAVTFKDGVILGADSRTTTGTYIANRVSDKLTQIHDTIYCCRSGSAADTQAVADIVKYHLQLYSSQLPPGEKPTTQVAASVFQEMCYNNKDMLTAGIICAGYDKKNKGKVYSIPIGGSIHEQQYAIAGSGSTFIYGWCNENWKPDMEKDECIQFIKTALGEAIKWDGSSGGVVRMVILTESGVERLIFYPEDYQK
- a CDS encoding putative ATP-dependent kinase, which translates into the protein MNSQISSHIEQLLTQATHKPLIVGISGPQGSGKSYLVTHLLDHFHTTQPNLKVAGFSIDDFYLPHDKQAEVTANARNEGNWVLQGRGLPGTHDVELLQEVLAKLRAKQPVAVPKYDKSAFNGEGDRLPQSEWEKFDGAVDLVLLEGWFTGFRALEPGTFTTAYFTNWPSSLVQKHKFYHLQEVNERLEEFHSVWDSFDYFVFFDTDSTDNVYAWRQEQEDELIAKKGTGMTKEQVRAFVDRYMPMYVLYYWRLCREGTAKKGKNLKVRIDEKREVLSIEVV